The following proteins come from a genomic window of Zonotrichia albicollis isolate bZonAlb1 chromosome 12, bZonAlb1.hap1, whole genome shotgun sequence:
- the TNNC1 gene encoding troponin C, slow skeletal and cardiac muscles, with product MDDIYKAAVEQLTEEQKNEFKAAFDIFVLGAEDGCISTKELGKVMRMLGQNPTPEELQEMIDEVDEDGSGTVDFDEFLVMMVRCMKDDSKGKTEEELSDLFRMFDKNADGYIDLEELKIMLQATGETITEDDIEELMKDGDKNNDGRIDYDEFLEFMKGVE from the exons atggATGACATCTACAAGGCAGCG GTTGAGCAGCTGACAGAAGAGCAAAAAAATG AGTTCAAGGCTGCCTTTGACATCTTCGTGCTGGGGGCGGAGGATGGCTGCATCAGCACcaaggagctggggaaggtgaTGAGGATGCTGGGGCAGAACCCcacccctgaggagctgcaggagatgaTAGATGAGGTGGATGAAGATG GCAGCGGCACTGTGGACTTCGATGAGTTCCTGGTGATGATGGTGCGGTGTATGAAAGATGACAGCAAAGGCAAAACCGAGGAGGAGCTCTCAGACCTCTTCAGGATGTTTGATAA AAATGCTGATGGCTACATCGACCTCGAGGAGCTGAAGATCATGCTGCAGGCAACAGGAGAGACCATCACTGAGGATGACATAGAGGAACTGATGAAAGATGGGGATAAAAACAACGATGGCAGGATTGACTATGATG